A stretch of the Macaca mulatta isolate MMU2019108-1 chromosome 14, T2T-MMU8v2.0, whole genome shotgun sequence genome encodes the following:
- the CARNS1 gene encoding carnosine synthase 1 isoform X11, whose amino-acid sequence MPRAFLYKAAPLGPGAVPLPPPSPLHPARSESAHHARPAATAARYPGSGPAPGEPGRGAAGAGVAGTRTPRARAPRRDPRRYTPHPRDLAPPTPPALEGQSRAGTLGQEGPVSALGQEPLGLGSRNPSPSSGWGWGGLGLSLQGQVLATSPLPKSRGWKARQGPGCPDSFVSLSLCLCHQSFSHSTHEMLSLDPSGPEWDCPLGSKDLEDEGPWGGGSGLPPTGCFPGSWRQDVGLDCKGSPEGTEARAWTVYYYSLLQSCLQQAGLPETQDRSQAPRTGCPGAEVTLCVLGSPSTFLPVLLEGGVQSPGNMLLCLSPAWLMKVPAPGQPGEAALLVSKAVSFHPGGLTFLDDFVPPRRATYFLAGLGLGPSRGREAAELARDLTCPTGASAELARLLEDRLLTRQLLAQQGGVAVPATLAFTYKPPGLLRGGDSSPGLRLVELSGKESQETLVREEVEAFLRSEALGDVLQVAVKLSGWRWRGRQALHLHPRAELGAVVNTVLALLEKLEEEESVLVEAVYPPVQLPCSDGPSPGPGLAVRICAVVCRTQGDRPLLSKVVCGVGRGDRPLRHHNSLPRTLEVALAQCGLGEEAQVAAVRQRVKAAAEAALTAMLALEAGLSAEQRGGRRAHTDFLGVDFALTAAGGMLTPVALELNGGLCLEACGALEGLWAAPRLGPAAAEAAAAPLVETMLRRSARCLMEGKQLLVVGAGGVSKKFVWEAARDYGLQHPVLADLDMPRPVASAAAPRGVRPQPLCIPVGTDLHPL is encoded by the exons ATGCCCCGGGCGTTTCTATATAAAGCGGCGCCGCTTGGGCCCGGCGCTGTGCCACTGCCACCGCCGTCGCCGCTGCATCCCGCCCGGTCCGAGTCCGCCCACCACGCCCGCCCAGCCGCTACCGCCGCCAGGTACCCAGGCTCCGGCCCCGCCCCGGGAGAGCCAGGGAGGGGGGCGGCCGGGGCAGGAGTCGCGGGGACGAGAACCCCGCGCGCCCGCGCTCCGCGGCGGGACCCTCGACGCTACACTCCCCACCCCCGGGACCTGGCGCCCCCCACTCCCCCCGCACTGGAGGGGCAGAGCCGAGCCGGGACCCTAGGGCAGGAAGGACCTGTGAGCGCGTTGGGGCAGGAGCCACTCGGTCTGGGCAGCAGAAATCCCTCCCCATCttcggggtgggggtggggcggtCTTGGCCTTTCTCTGCAGGGACAGGTGTTGGCCACCTCTCCACTCCCAAAGTCTAGGGGCTGGAAGGCCAGGCAGGGACCTGGCTGCCCTGACTCCTTcgtctctctgtccctctgtctctgccATCAGTCTTTCAGCCACTCCACCCACGAGATG CTCTCCCTGGATCCATCTGGTCCCGAGTGGGATTGCCCACTGGGCTCCAAGGACCTGGAGGATGAGGGCCCCTGGGGAGGGGGCTCTGGCCTGCCACCCACAGGCTGCTTCCCTGGCTCCTGGCGCCAGGACGTGGGCCTGGACTGCAAGGGATCCCCCGAGGGGACCGAGGCCCGGGCCTGGACTGTCTACTACTACAGCCTCCTGCAGAGCTGTCTGCAGCAAGCTGGCCTTCCGGAGACCCAGGACCGCAGCCAGGCGCCCCGCACAG GCTGTCCTGGGGCGGAGGTGACCTTGTGCGTTCTGGGCTCCCCCAGCACCTTTCTGCCTGTGCTGCTGGAGGGTGGGGTCCAGAGCCCGG GAAACATGCTCCTTTGCCTGTCCCCTGCTTGGTTGATGAAGgtgccagcacctgggcagccgGGTGAGGCAGCCCTGCTGGTCTCCAAGGCTGTGAGCTTCCACCCTGGGGGCCTGACATTCCTGGATGACTTTGTCCCCCCACGCCGTGCCACCTACTTTCTGGCAGGCCTGGGTCTGGGGCCCAGCCGGGGCCGAGAGGCAGCAGAGCTCGCCCGTGACCTGACCTGCCCCACAGGAGCTTCGGCTGAGCTGGCCCGGCTGCTGGAGGACCGGCTGCTGACAAGGCAGTTGCTGGCCCAGCAGGGTGGTGTGGCTGTGCCAGCGACCCTGGCATTCACTTACAAGCCGCCAGGGCTGCTGCGCGGAGGGGATTCCAGCCCAGGGCTACGGCTGGTGGAGCTGAGTGGCAAAGAGAGCCAAGAGACGCTGGTGAGAGAGGAAGTGGAGGCTTTTCTGCGCTCCGAGGCCCTGGGTGATGTCCTGCAG GTGGCTGTGAAGCTCAGTGGCTGGCGCTGGCGGGGGCGGCAGGCATTGCATCTGCACCCACGGgcagagctgggtgcagtggtgaaCACAGTGCTGGCACTGCTGgagaagctggaggaggaggagagtgtCCTGGTGGAGGCTGTGTACCCACCTGTCCAGCTGCCCTGCTCAG ATGGTCCTTCACCTGGCCCTGGCCTGGCCGTGCGAATCTGTGCTGTGGTGTGTCGGACACAGGGTGATAGGCCACTGCTGAGCAAG GTGGTGTGCGGCGTGGGCCGCGGAGACCGGCCTCTACGGCACCACAACTCCCTGCCGAGGACGCTGGAGGTGGCGCTGGCCCAGTGCGGCCTGGGCGAGGAGGCGCAGGTGGCGGCCGTGCGGCAGCGCGTTAAGGCGGCGGCCGAGGCCGCGCTGACTGCCATGCTGGCTCTGGAGGCCGGCCTGAGTGCCGAGCAGCGCGGCGGGCGCCGGGCGCACACGGACTTCCTGG GCGTGGATTTCGCGCTGACAGCGGCCGGCGGCATGCTGACCCCCGTGGCCCTGGAGCTGAACGGCGGCCTGTGCCTGGAGGCGTGTGGCGCGCTCGAGGGGCTGTGGGCCGCGCCGCGGCTGGGGCCGGCAGCCGCCGAGGCGGCGGCCGCGCCGCTGGTGGAGACCATGCTACGGCGGTCGGCGCGCTGCCTCATGGAGGGCAAGCAGCTGCTGGTGGTCGGCGCGGGCGGCGTCAGCAAGAAGTTCGTGTGGGAAGCGGCGCGCGACTACGGGCTCCAG